GCTCGCTCACGCGCCCCTATGCCTTCGTGGTGCATGGCCTGTGGCCGCAATATGAGCGCGGATTCCCGGACTATTGCCAGAACCCGCCGCCCTATGTGCCCAACCCGCTGGTCAATTCCATGCTGGACGTGATGCCGAGCCGTCGGCTCGTCATCTACCAGTGGAAGAAGCACGGAACCTGCTCGGGCCTGTCGCCCCAGGCCTATTTCGATCAGGTGCGTGCGGCGAAGGCGAAGGTCGTCATCCCCGCCGAATTCAGCCGGCTGGATGATTACAAGATGGTCGCGCCGCAGGAGGTGGAAGATGCCTTCCGCGCGGCCAATCCCGGCCTGGAGGCTGGCATGATCTCGGTGGATTGCGACCGGCGGCGGCTCAGGGAAGTGCGGGTGTGCCTGAGCCGAGATCTCGCCTTCCAGCCCTGCCCCGAGGTGGACCGCCGCACCTGCCGGCTCTCGCGCATGGTGCTGCCGCCGGTGCGCGGCGGGCGCTGAGGCCCGCCGGCCGATCGGGTTTGGTTACGGCTGCTTGGCGAGGCGGGCGCACAGGGCCAGCGCGTCGTCGTCGTCCACCTCCAGGTAGCAGAGGTCGAACTTTCCGTCGGGCTGCAGCGTGCCGATGTGGAAGCCGTCGTCGCCCACCACGTAGACGGTCTTGAGATCAGGCGTGATGGTGCCGTGGATGGGTTCGGACTTGGTGCCGCCGGGCACCGGATAGATCACCTTGCCCTTGAAGGAGCGGCCGCGCTGCTCCTCGATGACGAGGCCGTAATCCGAGTTCACATAGCCCATTTCCATGCCCACGCCGTCGCTCGGCCCCTTCCAGGTACCGACGAGGGAAGGGGTCTGCTGCGCCGAGGCGGGGGCCGCGGCGGCGAGGGTGGCAACAAGGGACAGCGCGAGAACGAGAGGCTTCATGTTTCCCTCCTGCGGACGCGGGGCCGCGCGCGGAACACTGCCGCTTGACGCGCCGGCATCCATGCGTCACGCCGGGACGGTCGCACGGCGGCACTAGGGCCACAATACCGTCACGTCACAGCTGCCCGCGCCATCCACATCCTCCCTTCCGCGCCATCGCCGAGCCGAGATGAATTATCGCCACGCCTTCCACGCCGGAAATCCCGCAGATGTCATGAAGCATGCGGCGCTCGCCCGCGTGCTCGCCTATCTCGGCAAGAAGGACTCGCCCTACCGCGTGCTCGACACCCATGCGGGCGCCGGCCTCTACGATCTCGACGGCATCAATGCGCGCAAGACCGGCGAGGCGGATGCGGGCATCGAGGCGGTGCTCGCCGCGCAGGATTCAGGCACCCTCCCCGCCCCCGCCGCGGCGTTGCTCGCGCCCTATCTCGATTGCGTGCGATCGCTGCGCGAAGGCGGCCGCAAGCTCTATCCCGGCTCGCCGGCGCTCGCGCTCGCGCTGGCGCGGCCGCAGGACAAGTTCCTGTTCTGCGAACTGCACAAGGAAGAGCGGGCGAAGCTGGAAAAGCGCGTGGCCGAGGCGCCTGGCGCCGAGGGCCGGGTGAAGATCCTCGCCCAGGACGGCTGGCAGGCGCTTGCCGCGCACTTGCCCCCCCGCGAGCGCCGCGGCGTGGTGCTGGTGGACCCGCCGTTCGAGGAGCCGGGCGAGTTCCAGCGCATGGTGGCGGGGCTGGAGGCGGCGCACCGGCGGTTCGCCACCGGCATCTTCATGCTCTGGTATCCCATCAAGGACCTGCGCGCGGTGGACGCCTTCCGCCGCGACGTGGCCCACCTGAAGCTGCCGAAGACGCTCCGGGTGGAACTGGACTTCGCGCAGGTGCGCGCGCTGGACACGCTCTCCGGCTCCGGCCTCATCATCGTCAATCCGCCCTTCACGCTGGCGGATGAGATGAAAACGGTGCTCAACGCCCTCGCCCCGCTGCTGGCGCGGGACGGCAAAGGTCGGGCACGGGTGTCGTGGCTCACCGAGGCGGGCTGACCCCACCGGAATATCAGGGTAACGACGACAACCCGGCGCGATGCGGCTGATTTTGCGTGGCAGCACGACCGTGGCCGCGCTATCCAGAGGTCCCCTCCCCGTCCCGACGGACCCCGCCATGCTGCTCCGCCACTCCCCCACCTCTCCCTTCGTGCGCAAGGTACGCGTCGCCGCGGCCATTCTCGGTATTCCGCTCGAGCTGGAGCCCGCCGACACGCTCGACCCCAACGACACGCTGCGCCAGCAGAATCCGCTGGGCAAGATCCCCGCGCTGCTGACGGACGATGGGCAAGTGCTGTTCGATTCCTCCGTGATCCTCGCCTATCTGGACCATCTGGCGGGAGACGGACGCATCCTGCCCACCGAGCCGGCTGCGCGCATCAAGGTTCTGCGCCGGGAAGCCCTCGTGGACGGGATGATGGATGCGGGCATCCTCATTCTCTATGAGGCGCGCTTCCGGCCGCAGGAGAAGCACGAAGAGCGCTGGCTGGAGCATCAGGCGGGCAAGCGCAATCGTGCGATCGATGCTCTGGAAGCGGAAGTCGAGCCCTATTCCGGCGCACCTAACGCGGGCGATATTGCGCTGGCCTGCGCCCTCGGCTGGTTCGACTTCCGCTTCGGCGGAGACTGGCGGGCGGATCACCCCAAGCTCGTCACGTGGTTCGACGCCTTCAGCGCCGCGCATCCGGCATTCGCGGAGTCGGCGCCGGTCGCCTGACACGCGAAAGGCGCCACCCGTGGGGGCGGCGCCTTCGACGCGGTACCTGTCGGGTGATTACTCGACGATATAGACCACCTTGCGGGTCTTCGGCTCGACGATGACGCGGCGGTCGTTCACCACCGTGTATTCATACTCGTTGTTCTGCGGGATATCGTAGAGCGTCACATTCGGCGGGAGCTGGCGGCCGACCACCACCTCCTGCTCCATACGCACGGACGGGCGGCGCTCCTTCATCACATAGGTGCGCACTTCCTGGGACGGCTCGCCGGCAGCGCCGACACCCGCACCCACCACGCCACCAACCACCGCGCCCACGGGGCCGCCGACCACGGCGCCGACAGCCGCGCCGCCCACCGCGCCCGTAGCGGTGGAGGCCTGCGCGAAGGCCGCGGCGGGAGCGATCACGGGAGCCGCAAGGGCGGCGATCACGGTACTCATCAGCAACGTCTTTCGCATCTTACCTCTCCTGCTGCATTCAGATCGCAGCAGAAACAGTGGTGGAGGCAAAAACGTTCCCGGCAGCATCCAAGAGCTGCAGATACCTGGGACTGACTTGAGGAATCCGGGGGCGAAAACCTTGGCCTTCGCCCCACCGCCGCCATCTTTGACTTCGGCTTTGCCGTGCGCGGCGCGCTCAGGTGCTCGCCACGGCCTTCGCAGGCACGCGCGGGACGGGAACCATCATCCCCCGCTTGATCAACTCCGCATGGGTGAGGTCCAGCACCCGCCAGGCGGTGGCGACCAGTTCGTCCGCCTCCTCGTGCGACAGGGTGAAGGGCGGGGCGAGGATCATGCCGTCGCGCACCGCGCGCATCACCAGCCCCTCCTTGAAGGAGAAATCGCGGCAGATGAGGCCCACCGTGCCCTCTTCCGATGCGAAGGCGGCGCGGGTGGCTTTCTGCGGCGTCAGCTCGATGGCGCCAATAAGGCCCACCATGCGTGCCTCGCCAACCAGCGGATGCTCGGCGAGCTTCAGCCAGCGTTCCTGCAGGTAAGGGCCGATATCGGTCCGCACCCGGTCCACCAGCTTTTCCTCGTGCATGATCTTCAGGTTGGCCAGCGCCGCCGCGCAGCCGCCGGGATGGCCGGAATAGGTGTAGCCATGGTTGAAGTCGCCGCCGTGCTCGATGAAGCCTTCCGCGAAATGATCGCCGACGATCACCCCGCCCAGCGGGAAGTATCCAGAGGTCACGCCCTTCGCGAAGGTGATGAGGTCCGGCTTCACGCCCATGTATTCGGCGCCGAACCAGCGCCCCGTGCGCCCGAAGCCGCAGATCACCTCGTCACAGATCAGGAGCACGTCGCGCTCGCGGCAGATCTTCTCCACCTCGGGCCAGTAATTGGCCGGCGGAATGATGACGCCGCCGGCGCCCTGGATCGGCTCGCCGATGAAGGCGGCCACATTCTCCGGCCCCGCCTCGTCGATGGCGCGGGCCACCTCGCGGGCGGCGAAAAGCCCGAAATCCTCGCGGCTCATCTCGCCGCCCTCGGCCCACCAATAGGGCTGGGCGACGTGGATGATGCCGGGAATGGGCAGCCCGCCCTGCGCATGCATGGGCTTCATGCCGCCGAGGGAGGCGCCGCCCATGGTGGAGCCGTGATAGCCGTTGCGGCGGGAAATGAAGATGTGCTTCTCGGGCTTGCCCAGCGCCGCCCAATAGTGCCGCACCATGCGCAGCACCGTATCCACCGCCTCCGAGCCGCCGGAGGTGAAGAACACATGGTTCATGTGGGCCGGCGCCACCTCGGAGATGGCCGCCGCCAGCTCCGCCGCACCGGGATGGGTGGTCTTGAAGAAGGTGTTGTAATAATCGAGCTGGTAAAGCTGCTGGGCGATGGCATCGACGATCGAATGCCGCCCGTGCCCCACCTGCGAGCACCACAGGCCCGACATGCCGTCGAGGATCTTGTTGCCGTCGCTATCGAAGACAAAGACCCCCTCGGCCCGCGTGATGACCCGCACCCCCTCGGCGTTCAGCGCCTTCGTATCGGAAAACGGGTGCAGGTGGTGCGCCGCGTCCAGCGCGCGCCAGTGGGCGGTGGAGTTGGACAGGGGGGCGGACGTCACGATGGCGATGCTCCGTGTTGAACCTCTGCGGTTCTAGCGCGAAAGCGGGGCCGTGGGCCACCCCCGCGCTGTCGCCGCCCGCCCGATCTGCTAAAGCTGCGGCCGGTGGATCGAGCGTGTGGAGGCGAGGGCATGGAACCGGGGTTCTGGCAGGCGCGGTGGGAGACGAAGCAGATCGGCTTTCACGAGGGAAAGCCCAATGCCCATCTGGTGAAGCACCTGCCGCGCCTCGGCCTTGCGCCCGGCGCGCGCATTTTCCTGCCCCTGTGCGGCAAGACGCGGGACATCGCCTACCTGCTCGGCCAGGGCTTCGCCGTGGCCGGCGCGGAACTGAGCCGCATCGCGGTGGAGGAATTGTTCGCCGAGCTGGAGGTGGCGCCTGAGATCACCGAAGCCGGCGAATTGCTACGGTTCAGCGCGCCCGGCCTCGACATCTTCCAGGGCGACATCTTCGCCCTCGAAGCCGAGACGCTCGGGCCGGTGGATGCCGTCTATGACCGCGCCGCCCTGATCGCTCTGCCGCCCGACATGCGGCCGCGCTACGCTGCCCATGTCGCGGCCATCACCGGTGCGGTTCCGCAGTTGGTGGTAACGATCGTCTACGACCAGTCCCTCGTCGGCGGCCCGCCCTTCTCGGTGCCAGCGTCAGAGGTCCATGCGCTGCATGATGCCGGCTTTCAGGTGACGCAGCTTGATGCCGTCACCCGTCCGGACGCCCTCAAGGGGCAGTGGGAAGCGACCGAGGAGACGCATCTGCTGGAGCGGTGGTGAGGGATCGTCCCTTCAGCTCCATGCGTCATCCCCGGCCTGTCCGGGGGGATCCACCCCGCCGATTGTCCGCGCTTCGGGATCATCGCACGGGCCGAAAGGTGGATGCCCCGGACAAGCCGGGGCATGACGGCAACGGAAAGTGGAACAGCTGGCTGCGACAAGCCTAAAGCCGCGTCCACACCGTCTTTAGGTCGGAATACTTCTCCAGCGCGTGCAGGGACTTGTCGCGCCCGAAGCCGGATTGCTTGACGCCGCCGAAGGGGGTGGTGATGTCGTCGGCGTCGAAGCAGTTCACATAGACGATGCCGGCCTTGAAGCGCCGCGCCACCTTGTGCGCGGCGGCAAGGTCGGCGCTCCACACCGAGGCACCGAGACCGTAGACGGTGCCGTTGGCGATCTCCACCGCCTCGTCCAGCCCATCGAAGCCGATCACCGACAGCACCGGCCCGAAGATCTCGTTCTGCGCCAGCGCGGAAGAGGGGGCCACGTCGTCGAACACGGTCGGCGCCACGAAGGCTCCGCCGGTTTCGGTCCGCACAGCCGTGCCACCCGTCACCAGCCGCGCGCCACTCTCTCCGCCGGCCTGGATCGCGGAGAGGATGCGGCCCTGGTGCTCGCGGCTCACCACCGCACCCGCTGGCGCATCGGGATCGAGCGGATCGCCGGGCATCCAGCGCGGGGCGAGCGCGGCGACGCGCTCCACCAGTTCGGCGCGGATGCGGTTGTCCACGAGGAGGCGGGAGGCGGCCGTGCACATCTCGCCCTGATTGAAGAAGATGCCACCGGCCACCGCCTCGGCCACGGCGCCGAGGTCGGCCACGTCGTGAGCCACCACGAAGGCGGTCTTGCCGCCCAGCTCAAGGGCGACGCGCTTGATGTTGCTCTCGGCGGAATAACGCAGGAAATAGCGGCCGACCTCGGTGGACCCGGTGAAGGCGATGGCATCCACATCCATATGGAGCCCCAGCGCCTTGCCGGCCTCGACGCCGAGCCCCGGCACCACGTTGAACACACCGTCCGGAATGCCGGCCTCGGCGGCCAGCTCGGCGAGGCGGAGCGCGGTGAGCGGACTTTCCTCCGCCGGCTTCAGCACCACGGAATTGCCCATGGCCAGCGCCGGCGCCACCTTCCAGGCGGCCATGATCATCGGGAAGTTCCACGGCGTGACGCAGCCGACCACGCCGAGGGGCTCGCGCAGCACGAGGGCGAGGTTGTCGTCGGTGGTGGGCGCGACCTCGCCATAAACCTTGTCGCAGCACTCCCCGTAATAGGCGAAGCAATCGGCCGCCGCGCGCACGTCGATGGCGCGGGCGTCCGAGATGGGCTTGCCCATGTTCAGCGTCTCGGTCAGCGCGAGTTCGTCGCGGTGGGCGCGGATGAGGTCGGCGAAGCGCAGCAGGGCGCGCTTGCGCTCCAGCGGCCGCTGCCCGGCCCAACGGCGATCCTCGAAGGCGCGGCGCGCGGCCTTTACCGCCCGGTCCACATCCTCGGCATCGCAGGCCGCCACCTCGGCGATGGCATGGCCGGTGGCCGGATTGACGGCGCTGAAGGTGCGGCCCGAGGCTGCCGGATGGAAGGCCCCGTCGATGAAGGCCTCAGTCCGGAAGGAGGGAATGTCCGCCGCCGTCCGTTCCGCCGCCGCCATGATGCTCGCCTCCGCTGCCGGACCGGCCGCTGCCGGACCTGCCGCACCCTCGCGCGGCGCGGCGGCCGCCGTCAAGGTGGCGCAGACCGCCGCCCTCAGGCGAGGATGACCACGTAGAACAGCCCCGCATTCATGAGCACGAAGGTCGGGAACTGCGGTGTCCAGAAGGCGTCCAGCCACGAGGTGGGCGGAAACTGCAGCACGCTGCGGATGGTCAGGAGGACCCAGGCCAGAAGGCTGAACACCAGTGCGGTGAGGAAGTCGCCGAACCGGAGGGGATCAAGGCCCACCGCGAACATCAGGTCGGCCAGCAGCGTCGAGGGCGCCTGGCGCAGCACGAACAGGCCGATGCCATCGATGAGGATGAACAGCATGATCGTCAGGATCAGATAGCACATCACGAAGACCGACCCGCGCAGGCTCTGCGATTTCGGATCGGGCTTCGGGTAGAAGATGTAGGCGAGCAGGGACACGAGGATCACGGCGACGAGGGCGACGCCGGCCAGCATCGCCGGCACCGACAGGGAGATGCCTCCACCGGCGAGGAAGCTGCGC
The nucleotide sequence above comes from Xanthobacter flavus. Encoded proteins:
- a CDS encoding aldehyde dehydrogenase, translated to MAAAERTAADIPSFRTEAFIDGAFHPAASGRTFSAVNPATGHAIAEVAACDAEDVDRAVKAARRAFEDRRWAGQRPLERKRALLRFADLIRAHRDELALTETLNMGKPISDARAIDVRAAADCFAYYGECCDKVYGEVAPTTDDNLALVLREPLGVVGCVTPWNFPMIMAAWKVAPALAMGNSVVLKPAEESPLTALRLAELAAEAGIPDGVFNVVPGLGVEAGKALGLHMDVDAIAFTGSTEVGRYFLRYSAESNIKRVALELGGKTAFVVAHDVADLGAVAEAVAGGIFFNQGEMCTAASRLLVDNRIRAELVERVAALAPRWMPGDPLDPDAPAGAVVSREHQGRILSAIQAGGESGARLVTGGTAVRTETGGAFVAPTVFDDVAPSSALAQNEIFGPVLSVIGFDGLDEAVEIANGTVYGLGASVWSADLAAAHKVARRFKAGIVYVNCFDADDITTPFGGVKQSGFGRDKSLHALEKYSDLKTVWTRL
- a CDS encoding aspartate aminotransferase family protein gives rise to the protein MTSAPLSNSTAHWRALDAAHHLHPFSDTKALNAEGVRVITRAEGVFVFDSDGNKILDGMSGLWCSQVGHGRHSIVDAIAQQLYQLDYYNTFFKTTHPGAAELAAAISEVAPAHMNHVFFTSGGSEAVDTVLRMVRHYWAALGKPEKHIFISRRNGYHGSTMGGASLGGMKPMHAQGGLPIPGIIHVAQPYWWAEGGEMSREDFGLFAAREVARAIDEAGPENVAAFIGEPIQGAGGVIIPPANYWPEVEKICRERDVLLICDEVICGFGRTGRWFGAEYMGVKPDLITFAKGVTSGYFPLGGVIVGDHFAEGFIEHGGDFNHGYTYSGHPGGCAAALANLKIMHEEKLVDRVRTDIGPYLQERWLKLAEHPLVGEARMVGLIGAIELTPQKATRAAFASEEGTVGLICRDFSFKEGLVMRAVRDGMILAPPFTLSHEEADELVATAWRVLDLTHAELIKRGMMVPVPRVPAKAVAST
- a CDS encoding ribonuclease T2 family protein; this encodes MTRPFGEILRAFAGQCAVGFALLVALAAHSPARAEGQPGQFDFYVLSLSWSPTYCEDQGKRADSEPQCSLTRPYAFVVHGLWPQYERGFPDYCQNPPPYVPNPLVNSMLDVMPSRRLVIYQWKKHGTCSGLSPQAYFDQVRAAKAKVVIPAEFSRLDDYKMVAPQEVEDAFRAANPGLEAGMISVDCDRRRLREVRVCLSRDLAFQPCPEVDRRTCRLSRMVLPPVRGGR
- a CDS encoding glutathione S-transferase N-terminal domain-containing protein → MLLRHSPTSPFVRKVRVAAAILGIPLELEPADTLDPNDTLRQQNPLGKIPALLTDDGQVLFDSSVILAYLDHLAGDGRILPTEPAARIKVLRREALVDGMMDAGILILYEARFRPQEKHEERWLEHQAGKRNRAIDALEAEVEPYSGAPNAGDIALACALGWFDFRFGGDWRADHPKLVTWFDAFSAAHPAFAESAPVA
- a CDS encoding DUF1236 domain-containing protein, whose translation is MRKTLLMSTVIAALAAPVIAPAAAFAQASTATGAVGGAAVGAVVGGPVGAVVGGVVGAGVGAAGEPSQEVRTYVMKERRPSVRMEQEVVVGRQLPPNVTLYDIPQNNEYEYTVVNDRRVIVEPKTRKVVYIVE
- the tmpT gene encoding thiopurine S-methyltransferase → MEPGFWQARWETKQIGFHEGKPNAHLVKHLPRLGLAPGARIFLPLCGKTRDIAYLLGQGFAVAGAELSRIAVEELFAELEVAPEITEAGELLRFSAPGLDIFQGDIFALEAETLGPVDAVYDRAALIALPPDMRPRYAAHVAAITGAVPQLVVTIVYDQSLVGGPPFSVPASEVHALHDAGFQVTQLDAVTRPDALKGQWEATEETHLLERW
- a CDS encoding 23S rRNA (adenine(2030)-N(6))-methyltransferase RlmJ, whose amino-acid sequence is MNYRHAFHAGNPADVMKHAALARVLAYLGKKDSPYRVLDTHAGAGLYDLDGINARKTGEADAGIEAVLAAQDSGTLPAPAAALLAPYLDCVRSLREGGRKLYPGSPALALALARPQDKFLFCELHKEERAKLEKRVAEAPGAEGRVKILAQDGWQALAAHLPPRERRGVVLVDPPFEEPGEFQRMVAGLEAAHRRFATGIFMLWYPIKDLRAVDAFRRDVAHLKLPKTLRVELDFAQVRALDTLSGSGLIIVNPPFTLADEMKTVLNALAPLLARDGKGRARVSWLTEAG